A genomic region of Catalinimonas niigatensis contains the following coding sequences:
- the lpxB gene encoding lipid-A-disaccharide synthase has translation MKYYIIAGERSGDLHGANLIKALKKEDVEADIRCWGGDEMQKAGGELVVHYRDLAFMGFWEVFKNLFTIRKFLSKCEQDLLAYQPDVLILIDYAGFNMRMARFAKQHNILNYYYISPKLWAWNQGRAKKVKAYVDKMFVILPFEKDFYRQFDYPVEYVGNPLLDAIREFTPQQDFRKKYGLDERSVIAVLPGSRQQEVSNMLRTMLELAPNFPEFQFAVAAVNNLPNAMYDEARQKENVVVIEGKTYDILHQAHAALVTSGTATLETALFEVPQLICYKTSVVSYKIAKSLIKVPFIGLVNLIAEEEVVPELIQAEFNTNRLQKELKKIASDTPERKAQLSAYQRIKHMLGKERASEKTARLIVQNLKEKQLASK, from the coding sequence ATGAAGTACTACATCATTGCCGGTGAACGCTCCGGCGACCTGCATGGTGCTAACCTGATCAAAGCCCTGAAAAAAGAAGACGTGGAAGCTGACATTCGCTGTTGGGGTGGAGATGAGATGCAAAAGGCAGGTGGAGAACTGGTAGTACATTATCGTGATCTGGCCTTTATGGGTTTTTGGGAAGTCTTCAAAAACCTGTTTACCATCAGGAAATTTCTCAGCAAATGCGAGCAGGACCTTTTGGCTTACCAACCCGATGTGCTCATCCTGATTGATTATGCCGGCTTTAATATGCGAATGGCAAGGTTTGCCAAACAGCATAACATTCTTAACTATTACTATATATCCCCCAAATTATGGGCCTGGAACCAGGGAAGGGCAAAGAAAGTCAAAGCCTATGTTGATAAGATGTTTGTGATCCTTCCCTTTGAAAAAGACTTTTACCGTCAGTTTGATTACCCTGTGGAGTATGTGGGTAACCCCTTGCTGGATGCCATTCGTGAATTTACGCCTCAACAGGATTTCAGAAAAAAATATGGTCTGGACGAAAGGTCAGTCATTGCAGTATTACCGGGAAGTCGTCAGCAGGAGGTGAGCAATATGCTCAGAACGATGCTGGAACTTGCTCCTAACTTTCCGGAATTTCAATTTGCCGTAGCTGCTGTCAATAATCTTCCCAATGCCATGTATGACGAAGCCCGGCAGAAAGAAAATGTGGTGGTGATTGAAGGGAAAACCTATGATATTTTACATCAGGCGCATGCTGCGCTGGTTACCTCAGGTACAGCTACGCTTGAAACTGCATTGTTTGAAGTACCACAACTGATTTGTTATAAAACCAGTGTAGTTTCTTATAAGATTGCCAAATCCCTGATCAAAGTACCCTTTATTGGACTGGTTAATCTGATTGCTGAAGAAGAAGTGGTGCCGGAATTGATCCAGGCTGAGTTTAATACGAATCGCTTACAAAAGGAACTGAAGAAGATTGCTTCCGATACACCTGAACGAAAAGCACAGCTCAGTGCATATCAGCGCATCAAACATATGCTGGGCAAAGAAAGAGCTTCAGAAAAAACAGCCCGTCTCATCGTGCAAAACCTGAAAGAAAAGCAGTTGGCCAGCAAGTAG